A genomic segment from Bradyrhizobium diazoefficiens USDA 110 encodes:
- a CDS encoding SGNH/GDSL hydrolase family protein, whose amino-acid sequence MSSIRPFCLTSWLAAPVAAALLLLTPVSQSRAQAQATPAPAQAANPAPASPSQTTVAATSPEQRSITARAIDKVKQVAKSAGDVFNRVPCLPPKGGAKAMGSLPHVASKLVAGKPVVIVAFGSSSTAGYGASSPDFNYPNRLAAQLRRQYPTADITVINAGVGGEDAPEMMKRLQKEVIDVHPDMVIWQVGTNAVLRNLDPGDTAKMVEDGIARIQAAGGADIVLVDPQYSPAVNQRKESAGKMVKLLGKVAELRHVGIFPRFEVMRDWHENQSIPVESFVIADGLHMNDWGYACFAQLLGDDIIRSVGQIKLGVNVPGDVRAYRPM is encoded by the coding sequence ATGAGTTCTATCCGCCCTTTTTGCCTGACGTCATGGCTGGCTGCACCCGTGGCGGCGGCGCTGCTGTTGCTGACTCCTGTTTCGCAGTCGCGCGCGCAGGCGCAGGCAACGCCCGCGCCCGCGCAGGCCGCTAATCCCGCTCCGGCATCGCCCTCCCAGACCACCGTCGCCGCGACGTCTCCCGAACAGCGCAGCATCACCGCGCGCGCCATCGACAAGGTGAAGCAGGTCGCGAAATCCGCCGGTGATGTCTTCAACCGCGTCCCCTGCCTGCCGCCGAAGGGCGGCGCGAAGGCGATGGGGTCGCTGCCGCATGTCGCAAGCAAGCTCGTCGCCGGCAAGCCTGTCGTGATCGTCGCGTTCGGCTCGTCGTCGACCGCCGGCTACGGCGCAAGCTCGCCCGATTTCAATTATCCGAACCGTCTTGCGGCGCAGCTGCGCCGGCAATATCCGACCGCGGACATCACCGTCATCAATGCCGGCGTCGGCGGCGAGGACGCGCCCGAGATGATGAAGCGCCTCCAGAAGGAGGTGATCGACGTGCATCCGGACATGGTGATCTGGCAGGTCGGCACCAACGCCGTGCTGCGCAATCTCGATCCCGGCGACACCGCCAAGATGGTCGAGGACGGCATCGCCCGCATCCAGGCCGCCGGCGGTGCCGATATCGTGCTGGTCGATCCGCAATATTCGCCGGCCGTCAACCAGCGCAAGGAGAGTGCCGGCAAGATGGTGAAGCTGCTCGGCAAGGTCGCCGAGCTCCGTCACGTCGGCATCTTCCCGCGCTTCGAGGTGATGCGCGACTGGCACGAGAATCAATCGATCCCGGTCGAGAGCTTCGTGATTGCCGACGGCCTGCATATGAACGATTGGGGCTACGCCTGCTTTGCCCAGCTCCTCGGCGACGACATCATCCGCTCCGTCGGCCAGATCAAGCTCGGGGTCAACGTGCCCGGGGACGTGCGGGCGTACCGGCCGATGTAG
- a CDS encoding SRPBCC family protein: MASIHNDIPLNASARDVWDAVRDFGALHQRLVPGFVTACTLDGDARIVTFANGSVAREVLVDCNDARQRLVYAINNERLKHYSASVQVIAEGDALCRLVWIIDMLPNELAPYVQGQTKEAVAAMHKAFPAAAA; encoded by the coding sequence ATGGCCTCCATCCACAACGACATTCCCCTCAACGCCTCTGCGCGCGACGTCTGGGACGCGGTGCGCGATTTCGGCGCGCTGCATCAGCGGCTGGTGCCGGGCTTCGTCACGGCCTGCACGCTCGATGGCGATGCACGCATCGTCACCTTCGCCAACGGCTCCGTCGCGCGCGAGGTGCTGGTCGATTGCAATGATGCGCGGCAGCGCCTCGTCTATGCCATCAACAACGAGCGGCTGAAGCACTACAGCGCCTCGGTGCAGGTGATCGCCGAGGGCGATGCGCTGTGCCGCCTGGTCTGGATCATCGACATGCTGCCGAACGAGCTTGCGCCGTATGTCCAGGGGCAGACGAAGGAAGCCGTCGCCGCCATGCACAAGGCGTTTCCAGCCGCGGCCGCCTGA
- a CDS encoding helix-turn-helix domain-containing protein: MDQQKLDRAIGRRLKTLRTQAGMTLNELAGRSGVSRAMIGRVERAQSSATAALLNKLCAALDVTLSDVVALAEKPPERLMRLADQPHWRDPDSGYRRRHASPPDAASGIEIIVVDLPAGARVSYSPWGRNAFTQQLLMLEGAVCVHIDAKTVRLRDGDCLDFDVMRAVTFENETRQDARYVIITRRGTSYGKM, encoded by the coding sequence ATGGACCAGCAGAAACTCGACCGTGCGATCGGTCGTCGCTTGAAGACCCTGAGGACGCAGGCGGGCATGACGTTGAACGAACTCGCAGGCCGCTCCGGCGTCAGCCGGGCCATGATCGGGCGGGTGGAGCGGGCGCAGAGCAGTGCGACGGCGGCGCTGCTCAACAAGCTCTGTGCGGCGCTCGACGTCACGCTGAGCGACGTCGTCGCACTCGCGGAGAAGCCGCCCGAGCGGCTGATGCGGCTTGCCGACCAGCCGCATTGGCGTGATCCCGACAGCGGCTACCGCAGGCGCCATGCCTCGCCGCCGGATGCGGCAAGCGGCATCGAGATCATCGTCGTCGACCTGCCGGCCGGCGCGCGCGTCTCCTACAGCCCCTGGGGCCGCAACGCCTTCACCCAGCAGCTCCTGATGCTGGAGGGCGCGGTCTGCGTGCATATCGACGCCAAGACGGTTCGCTTGCGCGACGGCGACTGTCTCGACTTCGACGTGATGCGTGCGGTGACCTTCGAGAACGAAACCAGACAGGACGCGCGCTACGTCATCATCACGCGGCGCGGCACTTCTTACGGGAAAATGTGA
- a CDS encoding GNAT family N-acetyltransferase, producing MQIRPGDTFDPRVVALLDHHVTAARAQTAPGSAHALDLAGLRASDVAFWTGWDGETLVATGALKTLSATHGEVKSMHTLQTTRRRGFGGEMLRHIISEARARGLTRLSLETGSWDYFKPAHALYQAHGFVLCGPFEGYVEDRNSLFLTLDLSGR from the coding sequence ATGCAGATCCGTCCCGGCGACACTTTCGATCCGCGCGTCGTCGCGCTGCTCGATCATCACGTCACGGCGGCGCGGGCGCAGACCGCGCCGGGCAGCGCCCATGCGCTCGATCTCGCCGGCCTTCGCGCGAGCGACGTCGCGTTCTGGACCGGCTGGGACGGCGAGACGCTGGTCGCGACCGGCGCGCTGAAGACGCTTTCGGCCACCCATGGCGAGGTGAAGTCGATGCACACGCTGCAGACCACGCGGCGGCGCGGCTTTGGCGGCGAGATGCTCCGCCACATCATCAGTGAAGCCCGCGCGCGGGGCTTGACGCGGCTCAGCCTCGAGACCGGCTCGTGGGACTATTTCAAGCCGGCCCACGCGCTGTACCAGGCGCATGGCTTCGTCCTCTGCGGCCCGTTCGAGGGCTATGTCGAGGACCGCAACAGCCTGTTTCTGACGCTGGATCTGAGCGGCCGCTGA
- a CDS encoding methylated-DNA--[protein]-cysteine S-methyltransferase yields the protein MVGRGYTIFDTAIGRCGIIWSSTGVVAVQLPEAREIDTRRRIFAVHPGAREQQPPLNAELAIEGIVGLLQGSDPDFSDVSLDAGGVPGFNRRVYEYTCTIPRGETRTYHEIAKALGASGAAHSVAQAVAKNPYMLIVPCHRVLEAGNYTDRLSPYGGVISKRRLLALEGAHPVASKTLFEVLLPVAPPRAPT from the coding sequence ATGGTGGGGCGTGGCTATACGATATTCGATACGGCCATAGGGCGCTGCGGCATCATCTGGAGCAGCACCGGCGTGGTGGCCGTGCAATTGCCGGAGGCGCGGGAGATCGACACCCGCCGCCGGATTTTCGCAGTCCATCCCGGTGCGCGCGAGCAGCAGCCTCCGCTGAATGCCGAGCTTGCGATCGAGGGCATCGTGGGCCTGCTGCAGGGCAGCGATCCCGATTTTTCCGACGTCAGCCTGGATGCCGGCGGCGTGCCCGGCTTCAACCGGCGGGTCTACGAGTACACCTGCACGATCCCGCGCGGGGAGACGCGCACCTATCACGAGATCGCCAAGGCGCTGGGGGCCTCCGGCGCGGCGCATTCGGTGGCGCAGGCGGTCGCGAAGAATCCCTACATGCTGATCGTGCCCTGCCACCGGGTGCTGGAGGCCGGCAACTACACAGACCGTCTCTCGCCCTATGGCGGGGTGATCTCCAAGCGGCGGCTGCTGGCGCTCGAGGGTGCCCATCCCGTCGCCAGCAAGACGCTGTTCGAGGTGTTGCTGCCCGTTGCCCCGCCTCGGGCGCCCACCTAG
- a CDS encoding MATE family efflux transporter, whose amino-acid sequence MSDIAEIPVDEQERPPPPRPVRSALMDGPILRTLLGLAWPNVIALSAGTCTVIAETSYIGRLGVEALAAMALVFPTVILTMTMSGGAMGGAVASAIARALGAGDRERAGTLAAHALLIGITFGLVFMLGMLIFGPKVLEMLGGRGDVLTHAIAYTQVFFGGAVLPWLLNTMAGVLRGTGNMRLPSFLILNSAAWQIVLGGTLGLGLGPVPQFGMRGVAAGALIAYCMNIGVMGWYLFSGRARVVPKLRGLRIQWAMFFDILKVGAIACFSPLQSVLTISIFTHMLAKFGTAILAGYGIGARLEFLLTSIAFSFGIASVPMVGMAVGAGRIARARRIAWIAGASAFVAVGAPACLVALFPDLWVNIFTDSATVRAASHQYLSTVAPFYAFIGLASTMYFSSQGAAKVIGPVLAQTARLIYISATGWWLSTHEATAQSFFWLAASSMVVLGLLSCSSVVLTRWGPRKSKPAIRPALSGVAD is encoded by the coding sequence ATGTCCGACATCGCCGAAATCCCGGTCGATGAACAAGAGCGCCCGCCGCCTCCGCGGCCGGTGAGGAGCGCGCTGATGGACGGGCCGATCCTGCGCACGCTGCTCGGGCTTGCCTGGCCGAACGTGATCGCGCTCTCGGCCGGCACCTGCACGGTGATCGCGGAGACCTCCTATATCGGCCGGCTCGGCGTCGAGGCGCTGGCCGCGATGGCGCTGGTGTTCCCGACCGTGATCCTGACCATGACGATGTCGGGCGGCGCGATGGGCGGCGCGGTGGCCTCCGCCATCGCACGCGCGCTCGGCGCCGGCGACCGCGAGCGCGCCGGCACGCTCGCCGCGCATGCGCTGCTGATCGGCATCACGTTCGGTCTCGTCTTCATGCTGGGCATGCTGATCTTCGGGCCCAAGGTGCTCGAGATGCTCGGCGGCCGCGGCGATGTGCTGACGCACGCGATCGCCTACACGCAGGTGTTTTTCGGCGGCGCCGTGCTGCCCTGGCTGCTCAACACCATGGCGGGCGTGCTGCGCGGCACAGGCAATATGAGGCTGCCCTCGTTCCTGATCCTCAACTCCGCGGCCTGGCAGATCGTGCTCGGCGGCACGCTGGGTCTCGGACTCGGACCGGTGCCGCAGTTCGGCATGCGCGGCGTCGCGGCCGGTGCGCTGATCGCCTATTGCATGAACATCGGCGTCATGGGCTGGTACCTGTTCTCGGGCCGCGCGCGCGTCGTCCCGAAGCTGCGCGGCCTGCGCATCCAGTGGGCCATGTTCTTCGACATCCTGAAGGTCGGCGCCATCGCCTGCTTCTCGCCGCTGCAATCGGTGCTGACGATCTCGATCTTCACCCACATGCTGGCGAAGTTCGGTACCGCGATCCTCGCCGGCTACGGCATCGGTGCGCGGCTCGAATTCCTGCTGACCTCGATCGCGTTCTCGTTCGGCATCGCCTCGGTGCCGATGGTCGGCATGGCCGTCGGCGCCGGCCGCATCGCGCGCGCCCGGCGCATTGCCTGGATCGCGGGTGCGAGCGCATTCGTCGCCGTCGGTGCGCCGGCGTGCCTAGTCGCGCTCTTCCCCGATCTCTGGGTCAACATCTTCACCGACAGCGCGACCGTCCGCGCGGCCAGTCACCAATATCTGTCGACGGTGGCGCCGTTCTACGCCTTCATCGGGCTCGCCTCGACGATGTATTTCTCCTCGCAAGGCGCGGCCAAGGTGATCGGCCCGGTGCTGGCGCAGACCGCGCGGCTGATCTACATCTCGGCGACCGGCTGGTGGCTGTCGACACATGAGGCGACCGCGCAGAGCTTCTTCTGGCTGGCCGCGAGCTCGATGGTCGTGCTCGGCCTGCTGTCGTGCTCCAGCGTGGTGCTGACGCGCTGGGGACCGCGCAAGAGCAAGCCCGCGATCAGGCCGGCTCTCTCAGGCGTCGCGGATTAG
- a CDS encoding helix-turn-helix transcriptional regulator: protein MDATTLLTTRSITVSEFRCDAGPDDTPFAECRTGHSIAYVRSGSFGCHCRAGFFELVAGSILVGAPGEEYTCTHEHVSGDVCLGFFFSEDLVDALGGRHEIWKVGATPPLPELMVLGELAQTAADGNSDLGLDEIGQILAGRFVDVVSGKARKPATPTARDRRRAVEAALWIDANSHAEVDLEQAARHAGLSPFHFLRLFSAVLGVTPHQYLVRSRLRHAARLLTEDDIAVTDVAYDVGFGDLSNFVRTFHRAAGVSPTKFRQASKGERRIFGERLVLN, encoded by the coding sequence ATGGATGCGACCACGCTGCTGACGACACGCTCGATCACGGTCTCCGAGTTCCGCTGCGATGCGGGGCCGGACGACACGCCGTTCGCGGAGTGCCGCACCGGGCATTCCATCGCCTATGTCCGCTCCGGCAGTTTCGGCTGCCATTGCCGCGCCGGCTTCTTCGAACTGGTGGCAGGCTCAATTCTGGTCGGCGCCCCCGGCGAGGAATACACCTGCACGCATGAGCATGTCAGCGGCGACGTCTGCCTGGGCTTCTTCTTCAGCGAGGACCTGGTCGATGCCCTCGGGGGACGGCACGAGATCTGGAAGGTCGGCGCGACACCGCCGTTGCCCGAGCTGATGGTGCTGGGCGAGCTCGCCCAGACGGCGGCAGATGGCAACAGCGACCTGGGCCTCGACGAGATCGGCCAGATCCTCGCCGGCCGTTTCGTCGACGTCGTCTCGGGCAAGGCGCGCAAGCCAGCCACGCCCACCGCACGCGACCGCCGCCGCGCAGTCGAAGCCGCGCTGTGGATCGACGCCAACTCGCATGCCGAGGTCGACCTCGAACAGGCCGCGCGGCACGCGGGACTGAGCCCGTTCCATTTCCTGCGGCTGTTCTCGGCCGTGCTCGGCGTCACCCCGCATCAATATCTGGTGCGCTCGCGGCTGCGGCACGCCGCGCGCCTGCTCACCGAGGACGACATCGCGGTCACCGACGTCGCCTATGACGTCGGCTTCGGCGATCTCTCCAATTTCGTCCGCACCTTCCATCGCGCCGCCGGCGTGTCGCCGACGAAGTTCCGGCAGGCGTCGAAGGGCGAGCGCAGGATCTTCGGGGAACGACTCGTCCTCAACTGA
- a CDS encoding GNAT family N-acetyltransferase — protein MSLIVRDATLEDAEDILAIYNHAAINTTAVWTDGPVDLDSRRAWIRARREAGYPVLVAMKGRDVVGFASFGDFRPWPGYRHTVENSVYVDERHHRAGIGRGLMVALIERATALNKHTMVAAIEASNSASIALHASFGFAEVGRMPEVGCKFGRWLDMVLMQMRLSSGVRP, from the coding sequence ATGTCGCTGATCGTGCGGGACGCAACGCTCGAGGATGCCGAAGATATTTTGGCCATCTACAACCATGCCGCGATCAACACCACGGCGGTCTGGACCGACGGCCCGGTTGATCTCGATTCGCGGCGCGCGTGGATCCGCGCGCGACGGGAAGCCGGCTACCCCGTTCTGGTCGCGATGAAGGGCAGGGATGTGGTCGGCTTCGCGTCCTTCGGCGATTTCCGTCCCTGGCCCGGCTATCGCCACACGGTCGAGAATTCCGTCTATGTCGACGAGCGGCATCATCGCGCGGGCATCGGCCGCGGCCTGATGGTTGCGCTGATCGAGCGCGCCACGGCGCTGAACAAGCACACGATGGTCGCCGCGATCGAGGCCTCGAATTCCGCCTCGATCGCGCTGCACGCCTCGTTCGGCTTTGCCGAGGTTGGCCGTATGCCGGAGGTCGGCTGCAAGTTCGGCCGCTGGCTCGATATGGTCCTCATGCAGATGCGGCTTTCCAGCGGAGTGAGGCCGTGA
- a CDS encoding VOC family protein — MYDHIGLRVADLDAATRFYTAVLAPLGYVLCSSGDGYAGFGPKGAPALWLHLNKGRKADGAHIAFRAGNHDAVKAFHSEGLKSGGHDNGGAGPRKDYSPTYYAAFLIDPDGNNVEAVCV, encoded by the coding sequence ATGTACGACCACATCGGACTTCGCGTAGCCGATCTCGATGCCGCCACGCGCTTCTACACCGCGGTGCTGGCGCCGCTCGGCTACGTCCTGTGCTCGAGCGGCGACGGCTATGCCGGCTTCGGGCCGAAGGGCGCGCCGGCGCTGTGGCTGCACCTGAACAAGGGGCGGAAGGCCGACGGCGCGCATATCGCGTTTCGCGCCGGGAATCATGACGCGGTCAAGGCGTTCCACAGCGAGGGCCTCAAGAGCGGCGGACACGACAATGGCGGCGCGGGCCCGCGCAAGGACTACAGCCCGACCTATTATGCGGCGTTTCTGATCGATCCGGACGGCAACAATGTCGAGGCGGTTTGCGTGTGA
- a CDS encoding O-succinylhomoserine sulfhydrylase — translation MSKSPATYRPETRLVHSGTLRSQFGETSEALFLTQGYVYNSAEECEARFKGEDPGFIYSRYSNPTISMFERRMIELEGAEAARSAATGMAAVTTAILAPLKTGDHVVASRALFGSCLYVIQDLLPRYGIETTLVDGLDLDQWQRALRPNTKTFFLESPTNPTLDVLDIPGIAEIAHKGGARLVVDNVFATPIWQSPLALGADVVVYSATKHIDGQGRCLGGIILSSEAFVAEHLHNFMRQTGPSISPFNAWVLLKGLETLAVRVRAQTDTAASVAEVLAGHPKISRLIYPGRADHPQAALVKKQMRGGSTLVGFEVKGGKAAAFRVLNELKLAKISNNLGDAKSLVTHPATTTHQRLKPEDRAALGISEGFIRFSAGLEHADDLIEDLTAALEKA, via the coding sequence ATGTCGAAGTCGCCTGCCACTTACCGTCCCGAAACCCGCCTGGTCCATTCCGGCACCCTGCGCTCGCAATTCGGCGAGACGTCGGAGGCGCTGTTCCTGACCCAGGGCTACGTCTACAACAGCGCCGAGGAGTGCGAGGCGCGGTTCAAGGGCGAGGATCCCGGCTTCATCTATTCGCGTTATTCGAACCCGACCATCTCGATGTTCGAGCGCCGCATGATCGAGCTAGAAGGCGCCGAAGCGGCGCGTTCGGCGGCGACCGGCATGGCCGCTGTGACGACCGCGATCCTGGCGCCGCTGAAGACCGGCGACCACGTGGTCGCCTCCCGCGCGCTGTTCGGCTCGTGCCTCTACGTCATTCAGGATCTGTTGCCGCGCTACGGCATCGAAACCACGCTGGTCGACGGCCTCGATCTCGACCAGTGGCAGCGGGCCTTGCGGCCGAACACCAAGACGTTCTTCCTGGAGAGCCCGACCAACCCGACGCTCGACGTGCTCGACATCCCCGGCATCGCCGAGATCGCGCACAAGGGCGGCGCGCGGCTCGTCGTCGACAACGTGTTTGCGACGCCGATCTGGCAGAGCCCGCTCGCGCTCGGGGCCGACGTCGTGGTCTATTCCGCGACCAAGCACATCGACGGCCAGGGCCGCTGCCTCGGCGGCATCATCCTGTCGTCGGAAGCCTTCGTCGCCGAGCACCTCCACAATTTCATGCGCCAGACCGGGCCGTCGATCTCGCCGTTCAACGCCTGGGTCTTGCTTAAGGGCCTGGAGACGCTGGCCGTGCGCGTGCGCGCGCAGACCGACACCGCGGCAAGCGTTGCGGAAGTGCTGGCCGGCCATCCGAAGATCTCGCGATTGATCTATCCCGGCCGCGCCGATCATCCGCAGGCAGCGCTGGTGAAGAAGCAGATGCGCGGCGGCTCGACGCTGGTCGGCTTCGAGGTCAAGGGCGGCAAGGCGGCCGCGTTCCGCGTGCTCAACGAGCTCAAGCTTGCGAAGATCTCGAACAATCTCGGCGACGCCAAGAGCCTCGTCACCCATCCGGCGACCACGACGCATCAGCGCCTGAAGCCGGAAGACCGCGCCGCGCTCGGCATCAGCGAGGGCTTCATCCGCTTCTCCGCGGGGCTGGAGCATGCGGACGATCTGATCGAGGATCTGACGGCGGCGCTGGAGAAGGCGTGA
- a CDS encoding 2'-deoxycytidine 5'-triphosphate deaminase, with amino-acid sequence MRLTPDEDPRLSFTIAADANGILPDRMIAAMAEAGLILPAYDFVESQIQPASLDLRLGDIAYRVRASFLPGPGATVAERIDELKLHEFSLADGAVLETNCVYIVPLLESLALPPEIVAAANPKSSTGRLDVFTRVIADGTRRFDMIGAGYHGPLYAEISPKTFPVLVREGSRLSQVRFRTGDAILNADELDALHASERLVDIDDADLAGGVAVSVDLSGEKASGFVGYRAKRHTGVVDVDRRSGYSVEDFWEPISARPDGSLILDPGEFYILASKEAVQVPPDFAAEMVPFDPLVGEFRVHYAGFFDPGFGYAGAGGLGSRAVLEVRSREVPFILEHGQIVGRLVYEKMLARPDAMYGQRIGSNYQAQGLKLSKHFRV; translated from the coding sequence ATGCGTTTGACCCCTGACGAGGACCCCCGGTTGAGCTTCACGATCGCCGCCGACGCCAATGGTATCCTGCCCGACCGCATGATCGCGGCGATGGCGGAGGCGGGCCTCATCCTGCCCGCATACGATTTCGTCGAAAGCCAGATCCAGCCGGCGAGCCTCGACCTCCGCCTCGGTGACATCGCCTATCGCGTCCGCGCCAGCTTCCTGCCTGGTCCCGGCGCCACGGTGGCCGAGCGCATCGACGAATTGAAGCTGCACGAGTTCAGCCTTGCCGACGGCGCGGTGCTGGAAACCAACTGCGTCTACATCGTGCCGCTGCTCGAGAGCCTGGCGCTGCCGCCGGAGATCGTCGCGGCTGCGAACCCCAAGAGCTCCACCGGCCGCCTCGACGTCTTCACCCGCGTGATCGCCGACGGCACCCGCCGCTTCGACATGATCGGCGCCGGCTATCACGGCCCGCTCTATGCCGAGATCAGCCCGAAGACATTTCCGGTGCTGGTGCGCGAGGGCTCGCGCCTGTCGCAGGTGCGCTTCCGCACCGGTGACGCCATCCTCAATGCCGACGAGCTCGATGCGCTGCATGCGTCCGAGCGCCTCGTCGACATCGACGATGCCGATCTGGCCGGCGGCGTCGCCGTCTCCGTCGATCTCTCCGGCGAGAAGGCGAGCGGCTTCGTCGGCTACCGTGCCAAGCGCCACACCGGCGTCGTCGATGTCGATCGCCGCTCCGGCTATTCCGTCGAGGACTTCTGGGAGCCGATCTCGGCCCGGCCCGACGGCAGCCTGATCCTCGATCCCGGCGAGTTCTACATCCTCGCCTCGAAAGAGGCCGTGCAGGTGCCACCCGACTTTGCAGCCGAGATGGTGCCCTTTGATCCGCTGGTCGGCGAATTCCGCGTGCACTATGCCGGCTTCTTCGATCCCGGCTTCGGCTATGCCGGTGCCGGCGGGTTGGGATCGCGCGCCGTGCTGGAGGTGCGCTCGCGCGAGGTGCCGTTCATCCTCGAGCACGGCCAGATCGTTGGCCGCCTCGTCTACGAGAAGATGCTCGCCCGCCCCGACGCGATGTACGGCCAACGCATCGGCTCGAACTACCAGGCGCAGGGCTTGAAGCTCTCGAAACATTTTCGGGTGTAG
- a CDS encoding alpha/beta fold hydrolase: MGEPTQRTIKANGISLNVAEQGKGPMVLLCHGFPEGWYSWRHQLEALAAAGYHAVAPDMRGYGKSDRPEAIDQYTILHMVGDLVGVLDAFEVKDAVIVGHDWGATIAWHTARLRPDRFRAAAILSVPYRPRSEARPTSVMPQTADAQFYQLYFQEPGVAEAEFERDPRATLGAMLYGGSGEGAAAIRASAERAGRTVGVGMVSRKDGMLPKVQVPLPSWLSATDLDYYSAEFARSGFRGPLNYYRNIDRNWELMGAFEGVKVVVPSLFIAGDHDMVIAFPGAAEHLANMKQFVPQLREIKILPGCGHWTQQERPTEVNAAIVEFLRSLPG; this comes from the coding sequence ATGGGCGAGCCAACGCAACGGACGATCAAGGCCAACGGTATCAGCCTCAACGTCGCCGAGCAGGGCAAGGGGCCGATGGTGCTGCTCTGCCACGGCTTTCCGGAAGGCTGGTACTCCTGGCGGCATCAGCTCGAGGCGCTGGCGGCGGCCGGCTACCACGCGGTCGCGCCCGACATGCGCGGCTACGGCAAGAGCGACCGGCCCGAGGCGATCGACCAGTACACGATCCTCCACATGGTCGGCGATCTTGTCGGCGTACTCGACGCCTTCGAGGTGAAGGACGCCGTCATCGTCGGGCATGACTGGGGCGCGACGATCGCCTGGCACACGGCGCGCCTGCGGCCCGATCGCTTCCGCGCCGCCGCGATCCTCAGCGTGCCCTATCGGCCGCGAAGCGAGGCGCGGCCGACGAGTGTCATGCCGCAGACGGCAGATGCGCAGTTCTACCAGCTGTATTTCCAGGAGCCGGGGGTCGCCGAAGCGGAGTTCGAACGGGATCCGCGCGCAACGCTCGGCGCCATGCTCTATGGCGGTTCCGGCGAAGGGGCGGCGGCAATCCGCGCGAGCGCCGAGCGCGCCGGCAGAACCGTCGGCGTCGGCATGGTCTCGCGCAAGGACGGCATGTTGCCGAAGGTTCAGGTGCCGCTGCCGTCGTGGCTCAGCGCCACCGACCTCGACTATTACAGCGCCGAATTTGCCCGCAGCGGGTTTCGCGGGCCGCTCAACTACTACCGCAACATCGATCGCAACTGGGAGCTGATGGGGGCCTTCGAGGGCGTGAAGGTGGTGGTGCCCTCGCTCTTCATCGCCGGCGACCACGACATGGTCATCGCCTTCCCCGGCGCCGCCGAGCATCTCGCCAACATGAAGCAATTCGTGCCGCAACTGCGCGAGATCAAGATACTGCCGGGCTGTGGGCACTGGACGCAGCAGGAGCGGCCCACGGAGGTGAACGCAGCGATCGTCGAATTTTTGCGGAGCTTGCCAGGTTAG
- a CDS encoding LacI family DNA-binding transcriptional regulator, which translates to MADTLTAAALTLKDIAREAGVSLATVDRVLHNRPGVRPDTVRRVKAAIERNAFQPHVAAAELARGRARRFAFVMPSGPNPFMQQIEAYLGEMSAWLSARRLGVEMVATDVFDHSMLAASLEALSGDYDGVAVVALDHPGVRAAINDLVDAGTKVVTLVSDVPSSRRHHYVGIDNIAAGRTAGALVGRLVGQRSGKVAIVAGSQGLRDHAERIFGFNQVMAAEFPGLSVLPVLEGRDEDERSEQVLARLLGRHADIVGLYNVGAGTQGVAKALSDAGRDKQVVFVGHDVTALTRRLLLQGVMDAAISQNPGHEARAAVRVLLALARGEPILHEQEKIRIDIVMRDNLP; encoded by the coding sequence ATGGCCGATACTCTCACCGCCGCCGCGCTGACGCTGAAGGACATCGCCCGCGAGGCGGGCGTCAGTCTCGCGACGGTGGATCGTGTGCTGCACAACCGCCCGGGCGTGCGGCCCGATACGGTCCGGCGCGTCAAGGCGGCGATCGAGCGCAACGCGTTCCAGCCGCACGTGGCCGCCGCAGAGCTCGCCCGCGGCCGCGCCCGCCGCTTTGCCTTCGTGATGCCGTCCGGGCCGAACCCGTTCATGCAGCAGATCGAGGCCTATCTCGGCGAGATGTCGGCCTGGCTCTCGGCCCGCCGCCTCGGTGTCGAGATGGTCGCAACCGACGTGTTCGATCATTCCATGCTCGCAGCCTCGCTCGAGGCGCTGTCGGGCGATTACGACGGCGTCGCCGTGGTGGCGCTGGATCATCCCGGCGTCCGCGCCGCGATCAACGATCTCGTCGATGCCGGCACCAAGGTGGTGACGCTGGTCTCGGACGTGCCGTCGTCGCGGCGCCACCATTATGTCGGCATCGACAACATCGCGGCGGGGCGCACCGCCGGCGCGCTGGTCGGGCGGCTGGTCGGTCAGCGCTCCGGCAAGGTCGCGATCGTCGCGGGCTCGCAGGGCCTGCGCGACCATGCCGAGCGCATCTTCGGCTTCAATCAGGTGATGGCGGCGGAATTCCCTGGCCTCAGCGTGCTGCCGGTGCTGGAAGGGCGCGACGAGGACGAACGTTCGGAACAGGTTCTGGCCCGGCTGCTCGGCAGGCATGCTGACATTGTCGGCCTTTATAATGTCGGCGCGGGCACACAAGGTGTCGCCAAGGCGTTGAGCGATGCCGGCCGCGATAAGCAGGTGGTGTTCGTCGGGCACGACGTCACGGCGCTGACGCGCCGGCTGCTGTTGCAGGGCGTGATGGATGCCGCGATCTCGCAGAATCCGGGACATGAGGCGCGCGCCGCCGTGCGCGTGCTGCTCGCGCTCGCCCGTGGCGAGCCCATCCTGCACGAACAGGAGAAGATCAGGATCGACATCGTGATGCGGGACAATCTGCCTTAG